From the genome of Vicia villosa cultivar HV-30 ecotype Madison, WI linkage group LG2, Vvil1.0, whole genome shotgun sequence, one region includes:
- the LOC131648897 gene encoding uncharacterized protein LOC131648897, translated as MAAQSSQFQEETRSNFRNTGSPIKNLEIQMSQIAQQLANSQQPGALPSATVTNPKDQNNVSAIVTRSGKGEGVVENNDEEEEPLLEVDLEIKENEVEAEEMVVMEPTPKGKAVEQKPTVKLPFPIRNKKKGQHEKNFENFLERFKKLEINIPFLEALEQMPTYEKFMKDIISKKRTIDRDPIILTETCSAILQGMKIPVKKKDRGSVTIPCTIRDRSFKKALIDLGESVSLMPLSIYKRLGIGNVQDTRMTLQFADHSVKRPYGIVEDVLVKIDKFVFLVDFVILEMPEDEEIPIILGRPFLETGRCLIDIEEGTMTLKVYDEELKIDVRNTMKYKDDIATSQHIEVIDQIRTNENSLKTQQLPLEKVLSLSICDKDEAADEKEVEVVAMMEASPIFKSSRQNRWEDLRQPLVEEKKEEPKKGAELKQLPENLKYVFLDADSRCPAIISSHLERLREVKLVEVLKKHKSAMGWSIEDLKGISPTMCMHKILMEDDHKPVVQPQRRLNPAIKDVVRKEVVKLLDAGMIYPISDSAWVSPVHVVPKKGGTTVIKNEKNELIPTRTVTGWRVCIDYRRLNLATRKDHIPLPFIDQMLERLAGHDYYCILDGYSGYNQIAVAPEDQEKITFTCPFVFGK; from the exons ATGGCAGCTCAAagttctcagtttcaagaagaaacgagGAGTAATTTCCGAAATACGGGTTCCCCcattaaaaatctggaaattcaaatgagtcagatagcacagCAGTTAGCAAACTCTCAACAGCCGGGCGCGTTACCAAGTGCCACAGTTACCAATCCTAAAGATCAAAATAATGTGAGCGCTATTGTTACTAGGAGCGGTAAAGGGGAAGGTGTAGTTGAAAATAATGATGAGGAAGAGGAACCATTGTTGgaggtagatttggagataaAAGAAAATGAGGTAGAAGCTGAGGAAATGGTCGTGATGGAACCAACACCAAAAGGGAAGGCGGTTGAGCAAAAGCCGACAGTAAAACTTCCTTTTCCGATAAGGAACAAGAAAAAAGGGCAACatgagaagaattttgaaaatttcttggAGAGGTTCAAGAAGCTGGAGATTAATATTCCATTCTTGGAGGCATTAGAACAAATGCCTACTTATGAAAAATTTATGAAGGacatcatctccaagaaaagaaccATCGATCGTGACCCTATTATTCTAACTGAAacgtgtagtgctattttgcagggtatgaagattccggtGAAGAAGAAGGATCGAGGTTCCGTGACTATTCCTTGTACAATTAGGGATAGGTCATTCAAGAAAGCTCTAATTGATTTGGGAGAAAGTGTGAGCCTTATGCCGTTGTCTATCTACAAGAGATTGGGGATAGGTAACGTacaagatacaagaatgacactccagTTTGCTGACCACTCTGTGAAAAGACCTTATGGGATAGTAGAAGACGTGCTTGTGAAAATTGACAAATTCGTGTTCCTAGTAGATTTTGTGATTCTAGAGATGCCGGAAGATGAGGAGATCCCTATTATTTTAGGAAGGCCATTTCTAGAGACAGGACGATGTTTGATAGACATTGAAGAAGGCACAATGActttgaaagtttatgatgaagagctAAAGATTGATGTGCGCAACAccatgaagtacaaggatgataTAGCAActagtcaacacattgaggtgaTTGATCAAATCCGTACTAATGAGAATTCTTTGAAAACACAACAATTACCTTTGGAAAAAGTGTTGAGCTTATCCATTTGCGATAAAGATGAAGCTGCTGATGAAAAAGAAGTGGAAGTAGTGGCCATGATGGAAGCAAGTCCCATATTCAAAAGTTCTAGACAAAACCGGTGGGAGGATCTTAGACAACCTTTGGTTGAAGAAAAAAAGGAGGAACCTAAGAAGGGTGCTGAACTGAAACAACTCCCGGAGAACttaaaatatgttttccttgatgCTGACAGTAGGTGTCCAGCTATCATAAGCTCTCACCTTGAACGGTTGCGAGAAGTTAAGTTGGTCGAAGTGTTAAAGAAGCATAAAAGTGCCATGGGGTGGTCTATTGAAGATTTAAAAGGGATCAGTCCTACaatgtgcatgcacaaaatcctcatggaagatgatcacaagcCAGTGGTCCAACCTCAGAGGAGGTTGAACCCAGCAATAAAAGACGTGGTGAGAAAAGAAGTTGTGAAACTTTTAGATGCTGGGATGATTTACCCGatatctgatagtgcttgggtAAGCCCAGTTCATGTTGTGCCCAAGAAGGGAGGAACAACCgtaataaaaaatgagaagaatgagttgattccaaCAAGGACTGTCACAGGGTGGAGAGTATGCATTGACTACAGGAGACTGAACCTAGCAACCAGAAAAGATCACATCCCGCTACCTTTTATTGATCAGATGTTGGAAAGGTTAGCGGGACATGATTACTATTGTATCCTCGACGGGTACTCGGGATATAATCAGATTGCGGTTGCAccagaagaccaagagaagatcaCGTTTACATGTCCGTTTG tctttggtaagTAA